From Weissella confusa, a single genomic window includes:
- a CDS encoding threonine/serine exporter family protein: MQLIIHFLISFVSTVGFGIITNIPRRALPVAGLTGALAWSGYIAYGYVQSSVFIANMIAAIIIGLLGNIFAVKYRVPVNMIYIPSLVSLVPGGTIYLAMKNFSLGHYSLAQEGVITTLTIAVALAVGFVLSEVVVRQVKRYRQH; encoded by the coding sequence ATGCAATTGATCATTCACTTTCTGATTAGCTTCGTTTCGACAGTTGGATTCGGCATCATCACGAACATCCCCCGGCGAGCATTACCAGTTGCTGGTTTAACTGGCGCGCTGGCCTGGAGCGGATACATCGCCTATGGTTACGTACAAAGTAGCGTCTTTATTGCCAATATGATTGCGGCAATTATTATTGGCTTACTCGGAAATATCTTCGCCGTTAAATATCGCGTACCAGTCAACATGATTTACATCCCCAGCCTAGTCTCACTAGTGCCCGGTGGTACTATCTACTTGGCGATGAAGAACTTTTCACTCGGGCATTACAGTCTCGCACAAGAAGGTGTCATCACAACCCTGACGATTGCCGTCGCGTTAGCAGTTGGCTTCGTCCTATCTGAAGTGGTGGTCCGCCAAGTAAAGCGTTATCGTCAACACTAA
- a CDS encoding ROK family protein — MVSKVDQDAMRDTNRKLMLQALFNAQQTSRSEIAEQIALHKSTVTTIYRDVEADGYIEELGEGTVSKAGGRKPKLIRFNRHYGYIVSFDLGRNHLRYLVARITGEVISRGQMTVLGMRYADYKRAMLSYVAQLGDMQTDHGLIGIGVAIHGVVEDNKVRYTPFHTELVNEDLAKDLEEALHVPVILENEANLAAVYLRDYHDYDAAETFQNFTVVNIHNGIGAGIIQNGRLFRGLHGEAGEIGRQVVLNNDQLAKGEFDNTIHIEDLYAEDAMLIRLGALKGQEEITREDFLSLYMGGDADAKALIDEWVHAICRTIYNLAQYAAPEAVFVHSRFIAGTPELLDYLLETYRKIEPESATPLYFAKKSVNRATLSGGVAMVTRSLLDMMGYELNFALEEEDAAESN, encoded by the coding sequence ATGGTTTCGAAAGTAGACCAAGATGCGATGCGCGACACGAACCGTAAACTGATGTTGCAAGCATTGTTTAATGCCCAGCAAACATCACGTAGCGAAATTGCAGAACAGATTGCTTTACATAAATCGACCGTCACGACAATTTATCGTGATGTCGAAGCAGATGGTTATATAGAAGAATTAGGTGAAGGAACCGTTTCGAAAGCTGGTGGACGCAAGCCAAAGCTGATTCGCTTCAATCGTCACTATGGCTACATTGTTTCATTTGACTTGGGACGTAATCACCTCCGTTACTTGGTAGCACGCATTACGGGTGAAGTTATTTCACGTGGGCAAATGACGGTGTTGGGGATGCGTTATGCTGATTACAAGCGTGCGATGCTTTCTTATGTTGCGCAGCTAGGTGATATGCAAACGGATCATGGCTTAATCGGAATTGGGGTTGCCATTCACGGTGTTGTCGAGGATAACAAGGTACGCTACACGCCGTTCCATACCGAATTGGTAAATGAAGATTTGGCCAAGGATTTGGAAGAGGCATTACACGTACCCGTTATACTAGAAAACGAAGCCAACTTGGCTGCTGTATATTTGCGTGATTATCATGACTACGATGCAGCTGAAACGTTCCAAAACTTTACCGTTGTGAATATCCACAACGGTATTGGAGCCGGAATTATTCAAAATGGTCGCTTGTTCCGAGGGTTACATGGTGAAGCCGGAGAAATTGGACGCCAAGTTGTCTTAAACAATGATCAACTTGCTAAGGGTGAGTTCGATAACACAATTCATATTGAAGATTTGTACGCTGAAGATGCGATGTTAATCCGCTTGGGAGCGCTAAAAGGGCAAGAAGAAATTACCCGTGAAGATTTTCTTTCTCTATATATGGGTGGCGATGCAGATGCCAAAGCATTGATTGATGAATGGGTTCATGCAATCTGTCGAACAATCTATAACTTGGCACAGTACGCAGCGCCGGAAGCGGTGTTTGTTCACTCACGCTTCATTGCGGGGACGCCAGAGTTGCTTGATTACCTTTTAGAGACGTATCGTAAGATCGAACCTGAGTCAGCAACGCCATTGTACTTTGCTAAGAAGTCAGTTAATCGCGCGACACTTTCTGGTGGTGTTGCCATGGTAACGCGTTCTTTGCTTGATATGATGGGCTACGAGTTGAACTTCGCGCTAGAAGAAGAAGATGCAGCCGAATCTAATTAG
- a CDS encoding MFS transporter gives MAADVKNNEYAKLTTAERVGYGLGDFAQNLVFGTVGGFLAVYMLQINALPAFMGTTLFLLVRALNAVTDPLIGTFVDKHMFKGGDKYRPWLMIAGVPLMIMAALQFFPASWAYQNAWWAGISYALTAVIYSFVNIPYGSLNASMTRDPDEIDKLTSTRMMLANIANLLVYTLFPMLLQMAAPAAREMKDTGLFGLKLEMGDYLARSAGPAWFRTWAIYGAIGAVALVITYFVTKERIKTTKEASEDVKVADLWLSFKANKPLQILALFFFLSFLLMFFQNTVFSLFVQFNTGHSEWMGAIGLIASIPGIFFPALWPKFRNVFGKKGFFYFFFGMFIVGTLLLWVWTWKGMHDNLALAYVARFIHQFGITSATGFMWALVPEVVNHGELVTGKREAGQINAIMGLAFKFGITIASFAMTVIGVFGYKSGATVQTAAAQQGINVAMVWIPIVLALVAMFVMARYPLTEMAVKENNEKLDARRANIIDSEL, from the coding sequence ATGGCTGCTGATGTCAAAAACAACGAGTACGCCAAGTTAACGACCGCAGAACGTGTCGGATATGGACTTGGTGATTTCGCTCAAAACTTGGTTTTCGGAACTGTTGGTGGTTTCCTAGCGGTTTACATGCTACAAATCAACGCACTTCCTGCATTTATGGGAACGACATTGTTCCTTTTGGTTCGTGCACTTAACGCTGTTACTGATCCATTGATTGGTACGTTCGTTGACAAGCACATGTTCAAGGGTGGCGACAAGTACCGTCCTTGGTTGATGATTGCCGGTGTGCCATTGATGATTATGGCTGCCTTGCAATTCTTCCCAGCTTCATGGGCTTACCAAAACGCTTGGTGGGCAGGTATCTCATATGCTTTGACGGCTGTGATTTACTCATTCGTTAACATTCCTTACGGATCATTGAACGCTTCAATGACGCGTGACCCAGACGAAATTGACAAGTTGACGTCAACTCGTATGATGTTGGCCAACATTGCCAACTTGTTGGTTTACACGTTGTTCCCAATGTTGCTTCAAATGGCTGCACCTGCTGCCCGCGAAATGAAGGACACTGGATTGTTCGGTTTGAAGTTGGAAATGGGTGACTACTTGGCTCGTTCAGCTGGACCTGCTTGGTTCCGCACTTGGGCTATCTACGGTGCAATCGGTGCCGTAGCCTTGGTTATCACGTACTTCGTAACGAAGGAACGTATCAAGACGACTAAGGAAGCTTCAGAAGATGTTAAGGTTGCTGACTTGTGGTTGTCATTTAAGGCAAACAAGCCATTGCAAATCTTGGCATTGTTCTTCTTCTTGTCATTCTTGTTGATGTTCTTCCAAAACACTGTGTTCTCATTGTTCGTTCAATTTAACACGGGTCACTCAGAGTGGATGGGTGCCATCGGTTTGATCGCTTCAATCCCTGGTATCTTCTTCCCAGCTCTATGGCCAAAGTTCCGTAACGTATTCGGAAAGAAGGGATTCTTCTACTTCTTCTTCGGAATGTTCATCGTTGGAACGTTGTTGTTGTGGGTATGGACTTGGAAGGGTATGCACGACAACTTGGCATTGGCCTACGTTGCTCGTTTCATCCACCAATTCGGTATCACGTCAGCTACTGGATTCATGTGGGCTTTGGTTCCTGAAGTTGTTAACCACGGTGAGTTGGTAACTGGAAAGCGTGAAGCTGGACAAATCAACGCCATCATGGGATTGGCCTTCAAGTTTGGTATTACGATTGCCTCATTCGCTATGACTGTTATCGGTGTATTCGGATACAAGTCAGGTGCAACGGTGCAAACGGCTGCCGCACAACAAGGTATCAACGTTGCCATGGTATGGATTCCTATCGTGCTTGCTTTGGTTGCAATGTTCGTTATGGCTCGTTACCCATTGACTGAAATGGCAGTTAAGGAAAACAACGAGAAGCTTGACGCACGTCGCGCAAACATCATTGATTCAGAATTGTAA
- a CDS encoding undecaprenyl-diphosphate phosphatase, which yields MLDLLKSLVIGIVEGLTEFLPVSSTGHIIIAESLMNIPGGSVWTKSFTAMFDYAIQLGAIFAVIQLYFHKLNPFAPSKSTVEKKQTWTLWFKVIVGVLPAVVAGLALNDYMDAHWLNAWVVASMLIIYGILFIVVERYLANKNAWLTDLNTMTFKMALFIGLFQVLSIVPGTSRSGATILGALILGASRFVAAEFSFFMSIPVMFGVTILKVGKYLLDGGSFTGAQAGVMAVGFIVSWIVAYFAIKVMMNYIKNNDFKVFGYYRIVIGIVVLALGAAGMLTMH from the coding sequence ATGCTTGATTTGTTGAAGTCTCTTGTGATCGGTATTGTCGAAGGATTGACTGAATTCTTGCCAGTATCATCAACAGGGCACATTATTATTGCTGAATCATTGATGAACATTCCCGGTGGTTCAGTTTGGACGAAGAGTTTTACAGCGATGTTTGACTACGCTATCCAATTGGGTGCTATTTTCGCAGTTATCCAATTGTACTTCCACAAGTTGAACCCATTTGCACCATCAAAGTCTACGGTTGAGAAGAAGCAAACGTGGACGTTGTGGTTCAAGGTTATCGTCGGGGTTTTGCCTGCCGTTGTGGCTGGTTTGGCCCTTAACGATTACATGGATGCACACTGGTTGAACGCTTGGGTTGTGGCATCTATGTTGATCATTTACGGTATTTTGTTCATCGTCGTTGAGCGTTACTTGGCTAACAAGAATGCTTGGTTGACGGATTTGAACACAATGACATTCAAGATGGCCTTGTTCATTGGTTTGTTCCAAGTGCTTTCAATCGTGCCTGGAACATCACGTTCAGGTGCAACCATCTTGGGAGCCTTGATTTTGGGAGCGTCACGATTCGTGGCTGCTGAGTTCTCATTCTTTATGAGTATTCCGGTTATGTTTGGTGTGACAATCTTGAAGGTTGGTAAGTACCTCCTTGATGGTGGTAGCTTCACAGGCGCACAAGCTGGTGTTATGGCAGTTGGATTCATCGTGTCATGGATTGTGGCTTACTTTGCCATTAAGGTGATGATGAACTACATCAAGAATAATGACTTCAAGGTCTTTGGGTACTACCGAATTGTTATTGGTATTGTTGTCTTGGCCTTGGGAGCAGCTGGCATGCTTACAATGCACTAA
- a CDS encoding glycoside hydrolase family 43 protein, protein MQIQNPVLPGFNSDPSIIRVEDTYYIATSTFEWFPGVRIHASKDMVHWNLVTNVLDTVELLDMKGNPSSGGIWAPDLSYADGKFWLIYTDVKITDGAFKDMTNYLTTAENIEGPWSAPIRVNGVGFDASLFHDEDGRKYLVQQTWDHREYHHPFDGITLTEFDTDTMKLKPETARTIFEGTDVKLVEGPHLYKINGEYYLFAAEGGTVFTHQEVVARSKSLDEKSFVVEPDGPFLTNFDTPYTYLQKQGHGALVDTPGGEWYYASLTARPWNHETESSTDPRGWSTLGRETSIQKVEWDEAGWPRVVGGHGGQTFVEAPKDAILTEAPADHSQHDEFTDAKLDMNWNTLRVPFSEEFGSTGDGSLKLIGRGSLVNYHDLSLIARRWQAFYFDAETKVKFNPFSYQSMAGLTNYYNHSHWSWIFITKNDEGQSVIEVAENKGGQRNGTYTSYLKDDAIVIPEGTEYVWFKTKVRKESYTYEYSFNGTDWTEVPVVLDAAVLSDDYVVQSYGGFFTGAYVGLAAVDYSGYDTTAEFDYFDYKELGDKQLEDGSYSWEASESRFG, encoded by the coding sequence ATGCAAATTCAAAATCCTGTATTGCCTGGATTCAACTCAGATCCATCAATCATCCGTGTTGAAGACACGTACTACATTGCAACGTCAACTTTCGAATGGTTCCCTGGTGTCCGCATTCACGCATCAAAGGACATGGTTCACTGGAACTTGGTAACGAACGTTCTTGATACTGTTGAACTTTTGGACATGAAGGGTAACCCTTCATCAGGTGGTATCTGGGCCCCAGACTTGTCATACGCAGACGGCAAGTTCTGGTTGATCTACACTGACGTTAAGATCACTGACGGTGCCTTCAAGGATATGACGAACTACTTGACGACTGCCGAGAACATCGAAGGTCCTTGGTCAGCACCTATCCGTGTTAACGGAGTTGGTTTCGACGCTTCATTGTTCCACGATGAAGACGGTCGCAAGTACTTGGTACAACAAACTTGGGATCACCGTGAATACCACCACCCATTTGATGGTATTACGTTGACTGAATTTGATACTGATACGATGAAGTTGAAGCCAGAAACGGCTCGCACGATCTTCGAAGGAACTGACGTTAAGTTGGTTGAAGGTCCTCACTTGTACAAGATCAACGGTGAATACTACCTATTCGCTGCTGAAGGTGGAACTGTCTTCACTCACCAAGAAGTTGTTGCTCGTTCAAAGAGCTTGGATGAGAAGTCATTCGTTGTTGAGCCTGATGGTCCATTCTTGACGAACTTCGACACGCCATACACTTACTTGCAAAAGCAAGGTCACGGTGCATTGGTCGACACACCAGGTGGTGAGTGGTACTACGCATCATTGACTGCTCGTCCATGGAACCACGAGACTGAGTCATCAACTGACCCACGTGGATGGTCAACTTTGGGACGTGAGACGTCAATCCAAAAGGTTGAATGGGACGAAGCTGGTTGGCCACGCGTTGTTGGTGGACACGGTGGACAAACGTTCGTTGAAGCTCCTAAGGATGCTATCTTGACTGAAGCTCCTGCTGACCACTCACAACACGATGAGTTTACTGACGCTAAGTTGGACATGAACTGGAACACGTTGCGTGTACCATTCTCAGAAGAGTTCGGTTCAACTGGTGATGGTTCATTGAAGTTGATCGGTCGCGGATCATTGGTTAACTACCACGACTTGTCATTGATTGCTCGTCGTTGGCAAGCATTCTACTTTGATGCTGAAACTAAGGTTAAGTTCAACCCATTCTCATACCAATCAATGGCTGGTTTGACGAACTACTACAACCACTCACACTGGTCATGGATCTTCATTACGAAGAACGACGAAGGTCAAAGCGTAATCGAAGTTGCCGAGAACAAGGGTGGACAACGTAACGGAACTTACACGTCATACTTGAAGGACGATGCTATCGTAATCCCTGAAGGTACTGAATACGTATGGTTCAAGACGAAGGTTCGTAAGGAATCATACACGTACGAGTACTCATTCAACGGTACTGACTGGACTGAAGTACCAGTTGTATTGGACGCCGCAGTCTTGTCAGATGACTACGTTGTACAATCATACGGTGGATTCTTCACGGGTGCTTACGTTGGTTTGGCAGCTGTCGACTACTCAGGTTACGACACTACTGCTGAATTCGACTACTTCGACTACAAGGAACTTGGCGACAAGCAACTTGAAGACGGATCATACTCATGGGAAGCTTCAGAATCACGCTTCGGCTAA
- the xylA gene encoding xylose isomerase, translated as MSELFDFPKVEFIGGAKGLNFEASKGYNFYNPEEVFTINGETKTMKDWMKFSVAYWHTMDQRMVDPFGEGTAERPWDVNGVDDMTDLDHAIAKVDYMFEFMDKLGVEYFAFHDRDLAPEGNTLAETNANLDAVVDRIEEKMKETGKKLLWNTSSLFTNKRFMAGGATTPFADVFAYAAAQVKHSLEIAKRLNSESYVFWGGREGYESLLNTDTKRELDHIAKFFKLAKLYANEIGYTGQFLLEPKPKEPTAHQYDTDVQTTIAFLKTYGLENDFKLNLEGNHAYLAGHTYEHEARFAREAGMLGSLDANMGDKQTGWDIDEFPNDIYEATLVMYEFIKNGGLPTGGLNFDSKVRRASFKMDDLFYAHMAGMDVYAAGFRVAMKMIEDNFLENIYKERYSSFDSGIGADFENDKASFADFEAYILNKTNDEIFSTIQSGRLEAIKATLNNYIYSVLGSTFSK; from the coding sequence ATGTCAGAATTGTTCGACTTTCCTAAGGTAGAATTTATCGGCGGAGCAAAGGGATTGAACTTTGAAGCATCAAAGGGATACAACTTCTACAACCCAGAAGAGGTTTTCACTATCAACGGTGAGACTAAGACGATGAAGGACTGGATGAAGTTCTCAGTTGCTTACTGGCACACGATGGACCAACGCATGGTTGATCCATTTGGTGAAGGTACTGCCGAGCGTCCATGGGACGTTAACGGTGTTGACGACATGACTGACTTGGACCACGCAATCGCTAAGGTTGACTACATGTTCGAGTTCATGGACAAGTTGGGTGTTGAATACTTCGCATTCCACGATCGTGACTTGGCTCCTGAAGGTAACACTTTGGCAGAGACGAACGCTAACTTGGACGCCGTTGTTGACCGCATCGAAGAAAAGATGAAGGAAACTGGCAAGAAGTTGTTGTGGAACACTTCATCATTGTTCACTAACAAGCGTTTCATGGCTGGTGGAGCTACTACGCCATTTGCTGACGTATTTGCTTACGCAGCAGCACAAGTTAAGCACTCATTGGAAATCGCTAAGCGTTTGAACTCAGAATCATACGTATTCTGGGGTGGTCGTGAAGGTTACGAGTCATTGTTGAACACTGACACGAAGCGTGAGTTGGACCACATCGCTAAGTTCTTCAAGTTGGCTAAGTTGTACGCTAACGAAATTGGCTACACTGGTCAATTCTTGTTGGAGCCTAAGCCAAAGGAGCCAACTGCTCACCAATACGACACTGACGTACAAACTACTATCGCCTTCTTGAAGACGTACGGTTTGGAAAACGACTTCAAGTTGAACTTGGAAGGTAACCACGCTTACTTGGCTGGTCACACTTACGAGCACGAAGCACGTTTTGCACGTGAAGCTGGTATGTTGGGTTCATTGGACGCCAACATGGGTGACAAGCAAACTGGTTGGGACATCGACGAATTCCCTAACGACATCTACGAAGCTACTTTGGTTATGTACGAGTTCATCAAGAACGGTGGATTGCCAACTGGTGGTTTGAACTTTGACTCAAAGGTTCGCCGTGCTTCATTCAAGATGGATGACTTGTTCTACGCACACATGGCCGGTATGGACGTTTACGCTGCTGGATTCCGTGTTGCTATGAAGATGATCGAAGACAACTTCTTGGAGAACATCTACAAGGAGCGTTACTCATCATTCGATTCAGGTATCGGTGCTGACTTCGAAAACGACAAGGCTTCATTCGCTGACTTCGAAGCTTACATCTTGAACAAGACGAACGACGAGATCTTCTCAACGATCCAATCAGGACGTTTGGAAGCTATCAAGGCTACGTTGAACAACTACATCTACTCAGTTTTGGGTTCAACTTTCTCAAAGTAA
- a CDS encoding threonine/serine exporter family protein, whose translation MNTYEQRVLQTCAQAGRILLESGAETPRIEETVEIIGKTAGVNVSCYVTLTAVFVSLADQPTTQLTKTKLGSFNLQKVDEINHLSRQFVAGDVNFDDVTRQVNAIDEYAIDFNWPTKIIGAGLVSVAPMLVFKATWPDLALAFFVGIAGYLVAQYVGRKATATPYAKEVAGGFTISLLAWLLIAAHLGTNAENIIVSSVMPLVPGAALTNSLREIMAGHMISGTVRALDALLIAAAIGGGVVLAATLVHFGTSL comes from the coding sequence ATGAACACTTATGAACAACGCGTTTTACAGACCTGTGCGCAGGCTGGACGCATCTTACTAGAAAGCGGCGCGGAAACGCCCCGCATCGAAGAGACTGTTGAAATCATCGGCAAGACGGCCGGTGTCAACGTATCTTGCTACGTCACACTAACAGCAGTCTTCGTGTCACTGGCTGATCAACCAACCACCCAACTAACCAAAACAAAACTTGGGAGCTTTAACTTGCAAAAGGTTGATGAAATTAATCATCTCTCACGCCAATTCGTGGCTGGCGATGTTAATTTCGATGATGTCACGCGACAAGTTAACGCCATTGATGAATACGCGATTGATTTTAACTGGCCGACTAAGATTATCGGTGCCGGGTTAGTATCCGTCGCACCAATGTTGGTTTTCAAAGCAACCTGGCCTGATTTAGCCCTTGCCTTCTTCGTCGGTATTGCCGGCTATCTAGTTGCACAATACGTCGGACGCAAAGCAACTGCGACCCCTTATGCCAAGGAAGTTGCGGGTGGTTTTACAATTTCACTGTTGGCCTGGCTATTAATTGCCGCTCACCTTGGTACAAATGCGGAAAACATCATCGTAAGCTCTGTCATGCCGTTGGTTCCTGGTGCCGCGCTCACAAATTCATTACGCGAGATTATGGCCGGCCACATGATTTCTGGTACAGTGCGCGCACTAGATGCCTTATTAATCGCGGCCGCAATTGGTGGTGGTGTCGTCTTAGCCGCTACCCTCGTCCATTTTGGCACGTCATTATAG
- a CDS encoding YihY/virulence factor BrkB family protein: MKKALHAIFNNRYVKTIIDVSMRVDIVTASSSVAYFGLLSIFPAIIIIATLLPYFGLTITTALSYVQWAVPKSVYGFVRPIIESILGHNGVGVLSASIVITLWSLSRVVASIRTAQNGIYGVQPKNIAIIDRFISMAWMILVLGIMGVLILIASVGSNILEALPISSHIVRQIESAKLPVVATGLFIGAALFNWVLPVKKPRLQWALTGTTIQVALVLWLTKIFGWYVNLASQAYTFYQALSSAIIVLLWINFIAMAALIGTIVTASLEELFPSKRDKKAILKHFSRKIIRNKGKS, from the coding sequence TTGAAAAAAGCACTACATGCCATCTTCAATAACCGCTATGTAAAAACCATCATTGACGTTTCGATGCGTGTCGATATCGTAACGGCTAGTTCTTCGGTTGCTTACTTTGGCCTATTGTCGATTTTCCCAGCGATTATCATTATCGCAACCCTCTTGCCGTACTTCGGGCTCACAATTACAACAGCCCTTAGTTACGTACAGTGGGCCGTGCCAAAATCTGTTTACGGGTTCGTAAGACCAATCATCGAGTCAATCCTCGGCCACAACGGGGTTGGTGTATTGTCTGCATCAATTGTGATTACGCTTTGGTCACTCTCACGTGTGGTCGCCTCAATCCGTACTGCTCAAAACGGCATCTACGGCGTGCAACCAAAGAACATCGCCATCATCGACCGCTTTATTTCAATGGCGTGGATGATTTTAGTACTTGGTATTATGGGTGTCCTCATTTTGATTGCCTCAGTTGGATCGAACATCCTCGAAGCATTGCCAATCAGTAGCCACATCGTCCGCCAAATTGAGTCGGCCAAGCTACCGGTTGTCGCTACTGGTTTGTTCATTGGCGCTGCCCTCTTTAATTGGGTGTTACCGGTTAAAAAGCCTCGTTTACAATGGGCTTTGACTGGCACGACCATTCAAGTTGCCCTCGTGTTGTGGCTAACAAAGATTTTCGGGTGGTACGTGAACCTCGCTTCACAGGCCTACACTTTTTACCAAGCACTTAGTTCAGCCATTATCGTCTTGCTGTGGATCAATTTCATTGCCATGGCTGCCCTGATTGGTACAATTGTCACAGCAAGTTTGGAAGAACTTTTCCCTTCAAAACGCGATAAGAAAGCCATTTTGAAGCACTTCAGCAGAAAAATTATCCGAAATAAAGGAAAAAGTTAA
- a CDS encoding sugar porter family MFS transporter, producing the protein MRKISPRLIYFFGALGGLLFGYDTGVISGAILYVQRTLGLNALEEGIVVSSVLLGAMIGAMSIGPLSDRFGRKKMVMVAALIFFIGSLGSAFSPDFGVLVASRVVLGVAVGGASALVPTYLAEVAPAKMRGSLTSLNQLMVMTGILMAYLVNLGFSGLAHTVSWRWMLGFAALPSAILFIGGIFLPESPRYLGRIKKFDEALQVLNMLRTPEEAKAELAEMENAEDVKLGGFKELFSKFVRPALIIGVGMAIFQQFMGINTVLYYAPTIFKTIGMGDSASLMGTVGLGTVNVLITAWAVRVMETRGRKEWLLIGGFGMAVSLIALSILTSLSVTGIMSYVTIVAMAFYLIFFCATWGPIMWTMIGEVFPLSVRGVGVGFSSLINWGANLLVSLMFPVLLEHFSMPIIFGAFAVMCVLGSLFVKHFVFETRGRSLEEIESMLHQSAKDSATGAVPHGAMIQH; encoded by the coding sequence ATGCGTAAAATCTCACCTCGTTTAATTTATTTTTTCGGAGCCCTAGGTGGTCTCCTATTCGGTTATGACACTGGGGTTATCTCAGGTGCCATTCTCTATGTACAACGTACTCTTGGCCTAAACGCCTTGGAAGAAGGAATTGTGGTCTCATCAGTTTTGCTTGGTGCCATGATTGGTGCCATGTCAATCGGTCCTCTTTCAGACCGCTTTGGTCGTAAGAAGATGGTAATGGTTGCAGCCCTCATCTTCTTCATTGGATCACTAGGTTCAGCCTTTTCACCTGACTTTGGCGTTTTGGTTGCTAGCCGTGTCGTTCTTGGTGTAGCCGTTGGTGGTGCCTCAGCCCTTGTGCCAACCTACTTAGCCGAAGTTGCGCCCGCTAAAATGCGTGGATCACTAACCTCACTTAACCAATTGATGGTTATGACGGGTATTTTGATGGCTTACTTGGTTAACCTTGGCTTCTCTGGCCTAGCACACACCGTGTCATGGCGTTGGATGCTTGGCTTCGCGGCCCTACCATCAGCAATCCTCTTCATCGGTGGTATTTTCTTGCCTGAGTCACCTCGTTATCTAGGTCGCATTAAGAAGTTTGATGAAGCGTTGCAAGTTTTGAACATGCTTCGCACACCTGAAGAAGCTAAGGCTGAATTGGCCGAAATGGAAAACGCTGAAGACGTCAAGCTTGGCGGTTTCAAGGAATTGTTCTCAAAGTTCGTTCGTCCTGCATTGATTATCGGTGTCGGTATGGCTATCTTCCAACAATTCATGGGTATCAATACGGTTTTGTACTATGCCCCAACTATTTTTAAGACTATCGGCATGGGTGATAGCGCCTCACTAATGGGAACTGTCGGTCTTGGAACCGTTAACGTTTTGATTACTGCCTGGGCTGTTCGTGTAATGGAAACTCGTGGCCGCAAGGAATGGCTATTGATTGGTGGCTTCGGTATGGCCGTTTCATTGATTGCTTTGTCTATCTTAACTAGCCTATCTGTTACAGGTATCATGTCATACGTCACAATCGTCGCAATGGCCTTCTACCTCATCTTCTTCTGCGCAACTTGGGGTCCAATCATGTGGACCATGATTGGTGAAGTCTTCCCATTGTCTGTCCGTGGTGTCGGCGTTGGCTTCTCATCATTGATTAACTGGGGTGCAAACTTGCTTGTGTCATTGATGTTCCCTGTCTTGTTGGAACACTTCTCAATGCCAATTATCTTCGGTGCCTTCGCTGTTATGTGTGTGCTTGGTTCATTATTCGTAAAGCACTTCGTCTTCGAAACACGCGGCCGCTCACTTGAAGAGATTGAAAGCATGCTCCACCAAAGCGCTAAGGATTCTGCAACTGGTGCAGTTCCACACGGTGCGATGATTCAACACTAA